TCGATCGCCAGATCCAGTACCCGGCGCATGCTGCCTGCCTGATCCGGGTAGTGCCGGGCGAACAGCTCGTAGCAGGGCTTGAGATCGCGGGTAAAGACCCGCTCCTGCGCCATCACCAGGGAGCAGCCGGTCCGCAAAGTATTTTTCATGATGCGGCGACACCGATACAGCACATTCCGTGCCGAACCATCTGTGTGCAGCGCGGCGATGGCCTCGGCGATGTCGGGCCGGATCTGGCTGATGTCGTTGTTGGCGACGACGACATCCGGCTTGAAGCGGGGCAGGCACGGCGCGAGATCGTCGCCCCAGACGCAGGCGCTCTGCGTTTTGAGCAGAAAGCTCATTTCGGAAAAGCGATCGGACACCAGCGCCTCATCGTAGGGCCAGATCTCCAACTGCACATCCGAGACGCACCGATGCTCTGCGGCGATTCGCGCGCCCTCGGCTTTGAGCCAGGATGCGTCGACCGTCGCGGGATCGCCCAGCGTGACGGCGAAGCAATCCAGATCGGACACGCCCTGCACAGCCTGACCACGGGGCACCGTGCCGCGCACATAGACGCCGTGCAACCGCGCGCCCAGATGCGCGCGGTACGCGCGCACGGCTGCATCGACCGCCGCGCGATACAGCGGCTCGATCTTGTCTACGCTCGCATCGTTGACGATGTAACCGTCGCCGTCGATCGGCCATAGCCCACCGATGTCCAGCAAGGGTACGGGCATGCTATCTCCTCGTCACGCGACCGGCGCGTCCGGTACGCGCCAGTAGACGCCGTGATCGCGCTGCATCAGCCGGTTCATAATCAGCTCGCGGCGCAATGTAGCACAGTCCGGGTGGTGGCGCTTGATCACCTCGTTGACCTCGCGCTCAGGATAGCGCACGCCCGGCTGGAACTGGCTGACCAGCCATCTGAGGATCACCAGACGTTTCTTCTGGCTGGCCGGGATCTCTTTCAGCCGCGTGCCCTCCACAAAGCTGCCAAGCACCTTGCGCTCCCAGGCGTCGTACGCGACATCGCTCGGCGGCGCGGCGATCTGCTCGAAGGTAAACAGCTTTTGGGTCATGCCTTGCAGCGCCTCGCCGTCCAGCCAGTAGATGTGCGTGTTGCCCTCGGCGCGCATGCCTACCAGACCAATCTCTTTGAGCTTCGCCAGGTGATGCGAGACGGTCGGCTCCTTGAGCTTGAGCAGCGCCGCCAGCTCGCCGACGCTGCACTCCTGGTTTGCCAGTATACCAAGGATTTTCAGGCGGCTTTCATGGGCCAGCACTTTCAGCAGATGCAGCGGCGTGCTTACGTCTTGAACTTCCATACTGCGCTCCTATTTCGATTAGTATCTAATTAGAAGTATATCGAAATAGAGCTTGCGACACAACCCCGACGTAAGGCCAAGATCGCTGCAATCTGTGGTTAAAAATAGCCTTGCATCAGCCGCTCGATCCACTCCTGCACAAGGCATCGGCAACACGGTCGAAGGCGGGCACGTAGGGCTTGATGTCCAGCACGGGCGTGCCGTCGATCGCATCCAGGCCGCGCACGCTCAGCACCGGGCCAGCCACGCCGACTATCTCAACGGCGGTCATGCCGATGGGGTTGGGACGACGCCTGGCGCGCTGGGAGAAGATCCCGACAGCGGGCATATCGGCGCGTCCGCGTGGTCGGTGGACAAGGTCGGTCGTCGCGCCGAACGAGGACTGATGCATAAAAAACACGACGATAATATGCGAAAAATCGGCGAGTCCTTGCAGCCCAGGCGCGAATGCCGCTGCGAGATGAATCTCCGAGACGACATCGTCCCAGTTTTCGTCCACGCCCTCGGTTATCGGCGAGCGGACGCTGCCGATCGGTTCGAGCTTGAGCATCGTGGACTCCTTTGGATGAGCTAACGCGCATTGCTGGCAGCCGAGGAAATAAATATCCCGCGCGCTATCGTACTTTAGAGCGGCGGGAAGCGGCAAGTCGACACACGGGAGCGCCATAGCATCCCATTTGGCAGCGGCCCAGGCGTCGAGTATGATAGCCCGCTGATGACACCGCTCCAAAGTTGGATTGAGGAATGTTGAGGATAGAACCTATTTTGCCATCACCAAAGCGCTGGCTGGCGCTCACCCTGAGTATGCTTCTGACGCTCTCGATCAGCGCGTGTACCACTGAGTCGCCGCCCGCTGTGCAGCCGCAGCCAACGCCGATCCCGGCCACAGCCGCGCCGCCGGAAGCGACAGTGAGCGCCCTGCCAACGAGCACCCCATCCGTCACGCCGACCGCCGCAGCCAGCAGCACGACAACGACGCTGATCACGGATACGATCGCGCTCGCGCCGCTCCAGCCGCTCCAACGCAAGGAGATCGTCGATCGTCCGCTGCGCAACGTCCGCGCGCTGACCGACGGCACGGTCAAATACAAAACCGCGCTCTGGAGTCCGGGCGCGGAGTGGATCGCCGCCGTGCCGCAGGATGGCCCCGGCATGGATGCGATCGACACGCGCAGCGGCGAGGTCCGCCCGATCGTCACCGATACCTTTGTGCTGGAGCCGCTCTGGGCCGATGCCGACACCCTGCTGGTGCATCAAACGGCTCCGGACGGCGATCAGTT
The sequence above is drawn from the Herpetosiphonaceae bacterium genome and encodes:
- a CDS encoding metalloregulator ArsR/SmtB family transcription factor; this translates as MEVQDVSTPLHLLKVLAHESRLKILGILANQECSVGELAALLKLKEPTVSHHLAKLKEIGLVGMRAEGNTHIYWLDGEALQGMTQKLFTFEQIAAPPSDVAYDAWERKVLGSFVEGTRLKEIPASQKKRLVILRWLVSQFQPGVRYPEREVNEVIKRHHPDCATLRRELIMNRLMQRDHGVYWRVPDAPVA
- the tsaA gene encoding tRNA (N6-threonylcarbamoyladenosine(37)-N6)-methyltransferase TrmO — its product is MLKLEPIGSVRSPITEGVDENWDDVVSEIHLAAAFAPGLQGLADFSHIIVVFFMHQSSFGATTDLVHRPRGRADMPAVGIFSQRARRRPNPIGMTAVEIVGVAGPVLSVRGLDAIDGTPVLDIKPYVPAFDRVADALCRSGSSG